From one Dyella sp. 2HG41-7 genomic stretch:
- the bla gene encoding class A beta-lactamase, whose translation MDRRDVLKGMAAGAAALSLRPSLLFAAGATKADVQLAALERRYGGRLGVAILDTGTGQHAGHRADERFLLCSTFKMLLAAAVLSRVDHGQEQLDRRLVFDQNTVLEYAPITSQHVGPPGMTIAELCSAAVSLSDNTAANVLMAHLGGPSVVTNFARQLGDTITRLDRIEPELNRPTPGGVSDTTTPRAMLSNLQTLMLNHGLSDASRQQLTAWMLATSTGKKLVRAGVPADWRVGEKTGSGVTQNNDVAIMWPPARKPLLIAAYYENTEKDSDGRSAVLAEVGRIVATL comes from the coding sequence ATGGATCGTCGGGATGTACTCAAAGGCATGGCGGCAGGCGCGGCGGCGCTGAGTCTTCGCCCATCGTTATTGTTCGCGGCCGGTGCGACAAAGGCCGATGTGCAATTGGCGGCGCTGGAACGTCGTTACGGCGGCCGACTCGGCGTCGCGATTCTGGACACGGGCACCGGACAACACGCGGGTCACCGCGCGGACGAACGCTTTCTCTTATGCAGCACGTTCAAGATGCTGCTTGCGGCGGCGGTGCTATCGCGCGTGGACCACGGACAAGAGCAGCTCGACCGTCGCCTTGTCTTCGACCAGAACACCGTACTCGAATACGCGCCCATCACCAGCCAGCATGTCGGTCCGCCCGGCATGACGATCGCCGAACTCTGCAGCGCGGCGGTGTCGCTTAGCGACAACACGGCCGCCAATGTGTTGATGGCGCATCTGGGCGGTCCATCGGTGGTGACGAATTTCGCCCGACAACTGGGCGACACGATCACGCGCCTGGATCGCATCGAGCCGGAACTCAACCGACCCACGCCCGGTGGCGTCAGCGACACCACCACGCCGCGCGCCATGCTGTCGAATCTGCAAACCTTGATGCTCAATCATGGGCTTTCCGACGCGTCCCGCCAGCAATTGACCGCATGGATGCTCGCCACCAGCACCGGCAAGAAATTGGTGCGCGCGGGCGTTCCCGCGGATTGGCGCGTCGGCGAAAAAACCGGTAGCGGCGTAACGCAGAACAACGATGTCGCCATCATGTGGCCGCCGGCACGCAAACCGCTGCTGATCGCGGCGTATTACGAAAACACTGAAAAAGACAGCGACGGCCGCAGCGCGGTGCTGGCGGAAGTCGGTCGCATCGTCGCTACGCTCTAA
- a CDS encoding FAD-dependent monooxygenase yields MRSDVLIAGAGPTGLVLALWLTKLGIHVHLFDKTSEPGTTSRALAVQARTLELYRQLDLADAVVANAHRVPAVNLWVKGERKARVEFESLGSDLTPFPFLTIFPQDQHERLLIARLQELGVTVHRQTELLRFTDEGERVVATLRGPDGKEQTWEAAYLAGCDGARSLVRETIGTGFPGGTYKQVFYVADVDASGPALDGEFQMDLDEADFLGVFPLSGEGRARLIGTVRDERAEHAETLKFEDVSARAIEHLKVTVHKVNWFSTYRVHHRVTEHFRKGRVFLLGDAAHIHSPAGGQGMNTGIGDAINLAWKLAAVVTGQAPDRLLDSYEAERIVFARRLVATTDRVFTFVTSDGPIAEIVRTRMAPFVFPAVMRIERAREFLFRTVSQITLNYREGPLSSGSAGVVHGGDRLPWVRTATGDNFSSLASMTWQVHVYGEANATLRDWCAERDISLQVFDWRADYEAAGFARNALYLIRPDTYVALAETSGFPDAVDNYFTSRGIKLRASRAMSSPRSDAVARTGENR; encoded by the coding sequence ATGCGTAGCGACGTTCTGATCGCAGGAGCGGGGCCTACTGGCCTGGTGCTGGCATTGTGGTTGACCAAGCTTGGCATCCACGTTCACCTCTTCGACAAAACCTCCGAGCCGGGCACCACATCGCGCGCGTTGGCGGTGCAAGCGCGTACGCTAGAACTGTATCGACAACTCGATCTGGCTGACGCCGTGGTGGCGAACGCGCATCGCGTTCCCGCCGTCAATTTGTGGGTGAAGGGCGAGCGCAAAGCACGCGTGGAATTCGAGTCGCTCGGTTCGGATCTCACGCCGTTTCCCTTCTTGACCATCTTTCCGCAGGATCAGCACGAGCGGTTGCTGATCGCGCGGTTGCAAGAGCTAGGCGTAACCGTGCATCGGCAAACCGAGTTGTTGCGCTTTACCGACGAGGGCGAGCGCGTGGTCGCGACATTGCGCGGCCCCGATGGCAAAGAGCAAACGTGGGAAGCGGCTTATCTGGCCGGTTGCGACGGCGCGCGTTCGTTGGTGCGCGAAACGATCGGCACGGGTTTTCCGGGCGGCACGTACAAGCAGGTGTTTTATGTGGCCGACGTGGACGCATCCGGCCCGGCGCTGGATGGCGAGTTTCAAATGGATTTGGACGAGGCTGATTTTCTCGGCGTTTTTCCGCTGTCCGGCGAAGGTCGCGCGCGCTTGATCGGCACGGTGCGCGACGAACGCGCCGAACATGCCGAGACGCTGAAGTTCGAAGACGTGAGCGCGCGCGCGATCGAGCATTTGAAAGTGACGGTGCATAAGGTGAACTGGTTTTCCACCTATCGCGTGCACCATCGCGTGACTGAACATTTCCGCAAGGGACGCGTGTTTCTACTCGGCGATGCGGCGCATATTCACAGCCCGGCCGGCGGTCAAGGCATGAATACCGGCATTGGCGATGCGATCAATCTCGCCTGGAAGCTGGCCGCCGTGGTGACGGGGCAAGCGCCCGATCGCCTGCTCGACAGTTACGAAGCCGAACGCATCGTTTTTGCGCGCCGGCTGGTCGCCACCACCGATCGCGTGTTTACGTTTGTCACATCCGATGGTCCGATTGCCGAAATCGTGCGCACGCGCATGGCGCCATTCGTGTTTCCGGCCGTGATGCGTATTGAGCGCGCGCGCGAGTTTCTGTTTCGCACCGTGTCGCAAATCACGCTCAATTATCGCGAGGGTCCGCTGAGCTCGGGCTCGGCCGGCGTCGTGCACGGCGGCGACCGTCTGCCCTGGGTGAGAACCGCAACCGGCGATAACTTTTCCAGCCTGGCATCGATGACATGGCAGGTGCACGTATATGGCGAAGCGAACGCGACCTTGCGTGACTGGTGCGCCGAACGCGACATTTCGTTGCAGGTATTCGATTGGCGTGCGGACTACGAAGCGGCCGGTTTTGCGCGCAACGCGCTGTACCTGATTCGGCCCGATACCTATGTCGCACTGGCGGAAACCTCGGGTTTTCCTGACGCCGTAGACAACTATTTTACTTCCCGAGGCATTAAGCTTCGCGCATCGCGCGCGATGTCTTCTCCACGATCCGATGCCGTGGCGCGTACAGGGGAAAATCGGTGA